A part of Liolophura sinensis isolate JHLJ2023 chromosome 1, CUHK_Ljap_v2, whole genome shotgun sequence genomic DNA contains:
- the LOC135481747 gene encoding heme transporter FLVCR2-like isoform X1, with product MAGTGAGMRKFALLGTPLPEGHDTPKGSTTPKRSCPLLPASTADTHPSESPICVKMENGGSVNLLPTNKTVGDKDLESPTEYRPRVYKRRWVMLAIFCAYSFSNAYQWIHLNIIADIMLRYYNQSLPSTQYEAEVAVDWLSMIYMLAYIPLILPATWLLDKKGLRVSSIIATLLNCLGAWLKCLSVTPDRFPVLMLAQTICAIAQLFVLGIPPRLAAVWFGLDEVSTATSIGVFGNQVGVAVGFLIPPEIVPNSEDLGKVGRDLRIMMYSTAGVTTALFILVLLFFKEQPPRPPSRAQQLAVQSLANTNYIQSLKNLLRHRGFIILVFAYGFNTGSFYAVSTLLNTLVLNYFPAQGQDAGRIGLTIVVAGVLGAIVAGIWLDKTRTYKATTLSIYIMSCAGMAAFTFTMDLDRIWVVYITAGTLGFFMTGYLPVGFEFAAEITYPEPEGTSSGLLNASAQFWGIVLTLGMRAMITKVDVLYANIAMTAALFIGVILTALIRSKYRRQEAEKEAQKVDIEIIDEEDS from the exons ATGGCTGGGACCGGTGCTGGAATGAGAAAATTTGCCCTTCTAGGAACCCCTTTACCTGAGGGCCATGACACGCCGAAGGGCAGCACCACACCGAAGCGCAGTTGCCCACTGTTACCAGCTTCCACAGCAG ATACTCATCCGTCAGAGTCTCCAATCTGCGTCAAGATGGAGAATGGCGGTTCCGTTAACTTACTGCCGACGAACAAGACTGTTGGTGACAAGGACCTTGAATCTCCTACAGAGTACCGACCACGGGTTTACAAGAGACGTTGGGTGATGTTGGCCATTTTCTGCGCTTACTCTTTCAGCAATGCTTACCAATGGATTCACCTGAATATCATCGCGGACATCATGCTACGATACTATAACCAAAGTCTCCCATCCACACAGTATGAAGCGGAAGTGGCGGTGGATTGGCTATCGATGATATACATGTTGGCCTATATCCCTTTGATTTTACCAGCTACCTGGCTGTTGGACAAAAAAGGATTACGGGTATCGTCAATCATTGCTACACTGCTTAACTGCTTAGGTGCATGGCTCAAATGTCTGAGCGTCACACCAGATCGGTTTCCGGTGTTGATGCTCGCACAAACGATATGCGCAATCGCTCAGCTGTTTGTACTGGGAATTCCTCCACGATTGGCTGCGGTCTGGTTCGGGCTGGACGAAGTTTCAACAGCGACTTCCATCGGTGTCTTTGGAAACCAG GTGGGCGTGGCTGTAGGGTTTCTTATCCCCCCAGAGATTGTCCCCAACAGTGAAGACTTGGGGAAGGTGGGGCGAGACCTGAGGATTATGATGTACAGTACTGCCGGGGTCACCACAGCACTCTTCATACTTGTCCTCTTAT TTTTTAAGGAGCAGCCACCACGCCCTCCTAGTCGTGCACAGCAGTTAGCGGTACAATCTCTGGCCAACACCAATTATATTCAGTCACTGAAGAATTTACTTCGACACAGAGGTTTCATTATATTGGTGTTTGCTTACG GATTTAATACCGGCTCCTTTTATGCTGTATCAACATTATTGAATACCTTAGTCCTGAATTATTTTCCC GCGCAAGGACAAGACGCGGGTCGTATTGGACTTACTATTGTCGTGGCGGGAGTTTTAGGCGCCATCGTCGCCGGTATATGGTTAGACAAAACTAGAACTTACAA AGCGACAACGTTGTCGATCTACATAATGTCCTGTGCCGGAATGGCTGCTTTCACCTTTACAATGGATCTGGACAGGATATGGGTGGTTTACATCACTGCTGGAACGCTAGG cttTTTCATGACGGGTTATCTCCCGGTGGGTTTTGAATTCGCCGCGGAGATAACCTACCCAGAACCAGAGGGAACGTCATCCGGGTTACTCAACGCATCCgcacag TTTTGGGGTATCGTCCTGACACTTGGGATGAGAGCGATGATAACAAAAGTGGACGTACTCTACGCTAACATCGCCATGACAGCCGCTCTCTTCATCGGTGTCATTCTCACAG cGTTAATACGGTCCAAGTATCGTCGACAGGAGGCGGAGAAAGAAGCCCAGAAAGTGGACATTGAGATTATTGACGAAGAGGACAGTTGA
- the LOC135481747 gene encoding heme transporter FLVCR2-like isoform X2 yields MENGGSVNLLPTNKTVGDKDLESPTEYRPRVYKRRWVMLAIFCAYSFSNAYQWIHLNIIADIMLRYYNQSLPSTQYEAEVAVDWLSMIYMLAYIPLILPATWLLDKKGLRVSSIIATLLNCLGAWLKCLSVTPDRFPVLMLAQTICAIAQLFVLGIPPRLAAVWFGLDEVSTATSIGVFGNQVGVAVGFLIPPEIVPNSEDLGKVGRDLRIMMYSTAGVTTALFILVLLFFKEQPPRPPSRAQQLAVQSLANTNYIQSLKNLLRHRGFIILVFAYGFNTGSFYAVSTLLNTLVLNYFPAQGQDAGRIGLTIVVAGVLGAIVAGIWLDKTRTYKATTLSIYIMSCAGMAAFTFTMDLDRIWVVYITAGTLGFFMTGYLPVGFEFAAEITYPEPEGTSSGLLNASAQFWGIVLTLGMRAMITKVDVLYANIAMTAALFIGVILTALIRSKYRRQEAEKEAQKVDIEIIDEEDS; encoded by the exons ATGGAGAATGGCGGTTCCGTTAACTTACTGCCGACGAACAAGACTGTTGGTGACAAGGACCTTGAATCTCCTACAGAGTACCGACCACGGGTTTACAAGAGACGTTGGGTGATGTTGGCCATTTTCTGCGCTTACTCTTTCAGCAATGCTTACCAATGGATTCACCTGAATATCATCGCGGACATCATGCTACGATACTATAACCAAAGTCTCCCATCCACACAGTATGAAGCGGAAGTGGCGGTGGATTGGCTATCGATGATATACATGTTGGCCTATATCCCTTTGATTTTACCAGCTACCTGGCTGTTGGACAAAAAAGGATTACGGGTATCGTCAATCATTGCTACACTGCTTAACTGCTTAGGTGCATGGCTCAAATGTCTGAGCGTCACACCAGATCGGTTTCCGGTGTTGATGCTCGCACAAACGATATGCGCAATCGCTCAGCTGTTTGTACTGGGAATTCCTCCACGATTGGCTGCGGTCTGGTTCGGGCTGGACGAAGTTTCAACAGCGACTTCCATCGGTGTCTTTGGAAACCAG GTGGGCGTGGCTGTAGGGTTTCTTATCCCCCCAGAGATTGTCCCCAACAGTGAAGACTTGGGGAAGGTGGGGCGAGACCTGAGGATTATGATGTACAGTACTGCCGGGGTCACCACAGCACTCTTCATACTTGTCCTCTTAT TTTTTAAGGAGCAGCCACCACGCCCTCCTAGTCGTGCACAGCAGTTAGCGGTACAATCTCTGGCCAACACCAATTATATTCAGTCACTGAAGAATTTACTTCGACACAGAGGTTTCATTATATTGGTGTTTGCTTACG GATTTAATACCGGCTCCTTTTATGCTGTATCAACATTATTGAATACCTTAGTCCTGAATTATTTTCCC GCGCAAGGACAAGACGCGGGTCGTATTGGACTTACTATTGTCGTGGCGGGAGTTTTAGGCGCCATCGTCGCCGGTATATGGTTAGACAAAACTAGAACTTACAA AGCGACAACGTTGTCGATCTACATAATGTCCTGTGCCGGAATGGCTGCTTTCACCTTTACAATGGATCTGGACAGGATATGGGTGGTTTACATCACTGCTGGAACGCTAGG cttTTTCATGACGGGTTATCTCCCGGTGGGTTTTGAATTCGCCGCGGAGATAACCTACCCAGAACCAGAGGGAACGTCATCCGGGTTACTCAACGCATCCgcacag TTTTGGGGTATCGTCCTGACACTTGGGATGAGAGCGATGATAACAAAAGTGGACGTACTCTACGCTAACATCGCCATGACAGCCGCTCTCTTCATCGGTGTCATTCTCACAG cGTTAATACGGTCCAAGTATCGTCGACAGGAGGCGGAGAAAGAAGCCCAGAAAGTGGACATTGAGATTATTGACGAAGAGGACAGTTGA